One genomic region from Eptesicus fuscus isolate TK198812 chromosome 4, DD_ASM_mEF_20220401, whole genome shotgun sequence encodes:
- the C4H16orf54 gene encoding transmembrane protein C16orf54 homolog yields the protein MPWTPEQPSGHMEEPPASESASWPPLPCGPCIPIMLALALLAALFLLTTAVLAERLFRRSLRPDPSHHPPTLVWRPGGELWIEPTGTPRERSEDWYGSGSEVPLLMGQAPDPPIPGGTLEARATAPPAPPTPHSPPNFFVPQIPPKAPTPSTFWGPQAWEGRPHAPGLVSWAEPEQRPEPSMNLGSPQARRQRPGSPDPEWGLQPRVTLEQISAFWRRESRTSVGF from the coding sequence ATGCCTTGGACTCCGGAGCAGCCCTCGGGGCACATGGAAGAGCCCCCTGCATCCGAGTCGGCCTCGTGGCCCCCGCTGCCCTGCGGGCCTTGCATCCCCATCATGCTGGCCCTGGCCTTGCTGGCCGCCCTCTTCCTCCTCACCACGGCTGTGCTGGCCGAGCGCCTGTTCCGCCGCTCTCTGCGACCAGACCCcagccaccacccacccaccctggtcTGGCGCCCCGGAGGAGagctgtggattgagcccacaggcACCCCCCGGGAGCGCTCCGAGGACTGGTACGGCTCCGGCTCCGAGGTACCCCTGCTGATGGGCCAAGCCCCCGATCCTCCTATCCCCGGGGGCACCTTGGAGGCCCGAGCAacagccccacctgcccctccaacTCCACACTCCCCTCCCAACTTCTTTGTTCCCCAGATCCCACCCAAGGCCCCAACCCCAAGTACCTTctgggggccccaggcctgggaagggaggccccatgccccaggcctggtgagctgggctgagcctGAACAGAGGCCAGAGCCCAGCATGAATTTGGGGAGCCCCCAGGCCCGAAGGCAGCGGCCAGGCAGCCCTGATCCTGAGTGGGGCCTCCAGCCTCGGGTCACTCTGGAACAGATCTCGGCTTTCTGGAGGCGTGAAAGCCGCACCAGCGTGGGTTTCTGA
- the QPRT gene encoding nicotinate-nucleotide pyrophosphorylase [carboxylating] — protein MAGVAVQPHPRPQSPLNFGSEQLSQLQAVMDPEGLALLLPPATLAALAAGWLREDCPGLNLAAAATGAAPAQAALWAKSPGILAGRPFFDAVFAQVHCQVSWLLPEGARLQPVAKVAEVRGPAHGLLLGERPALNALARCSGVASAAAAAVAAARGAGWAGQVAGTRKTTPGFRLAEKYGLLVGGAAAHRYDLGGLVMVKDNHVVAAGGVGKAVRRAQQVANFTLKVEVECSSLQEALEAAEAGADLVLLDNFRPEELHPTAEALKARFPRVGVEASGGITLGNLPQFCGPHVDVISLGMLTQAAPALDFSLKLFAEGATPVPRARRS, from the exons GCCTGGCGCTCCTGCTGCCCCCGGCCACGCTGGCCGCCCTGGCCGCCGGCTGGCTCCGCGAGGACTGCCCGGGCCTGAACCTCGCGGCCGCGGCCACCGGGGCGGCCCCCGCGCAGGCGGCGCTGTGGGCCAAGTCCCCGGGCATCCTGGCCGGGCGGCCTTTCTTCGACGCCGTCTTCGCCCAAGTCCACTGCCAGGTCTCCTGGCTGCTCCCGGAGGGGGCCCGGCTGCAGCCCGTGGCCAAGGTGGCCGAGGTGCGCGGCCCGGCGCACGGCCTCCTGCTGGGCGAGCGGCCGGCCCTGAACGCGCTGGCCCGCTGCAGCGGGGTGGccagcgcggcggcggcggccgtggCGGCCGCCCGGGGCGCGGGCTGGGCCGGGCAGGTGGCGGGCACGCGGAAGACCACGCCCGGCTTCCGGCTGGCGGAGAAGTACGGGCTCCTCGTGGGCGGGGCCGCCGCTCACCGCTACGACCTGGGCGGGCTGGTGATGGTGAAGGACAACCACGTGGTGGCCGCCGGCGGAGTGGGCAAG GCGGTGAGGCGGGCCCAGCAGGTGGCCAACTTCACCCTGAAGGTGGAGGTGGAGTGCAGCAGCctgcaggaggccctggaggcGGCGGAGGCCGGAGCAGACCTCGTGCTGCTGGACAACTTCAGGCCGGAG GAGCTGCACCCCACGGCTGAAGCGCTGAAGGCCCGGTTCCCGCGTGTGGGCGTGGAGGCCAGCGGGGGCATCACGCTGGGCAACCTGCCTCAGTTCTGTGGGCCGCACGTCGATGTCATCTCCTTGGGGATGCTGACCCAGGCGGCCCCGGCTCTGGATTTCTCCCTGAAGCTGTTTGCGGAGGGGGCCACTCCAGTGCCCCGCGCCCGCCGGTCCTAA